In a single window of the Zea mays cultivar B73 chromosome 5, Zm-B73-REFERENCE-NAM-5.0, whole genome shotgun sequence genome:
- the LOC100275644 gene encoding uncharacterized protein LOC100275644: MRIARIAMAMEDGGGASSSVQQMQPAAAMAYGRVEPPPFWSTPTPYLFIGFAVVMALIAVALAMLLCSRRKEEEGRRAAEAAGVMSVVRVLTPLDREDAMPKVLVVMAGHSAPSFLASAAPFASFTEAADGAAKPQHGRGGGGKEGAAAV; this comes from the coding sequence ATGAGGATAGCAAGAATCGCGATGGCTATggaggacggcggcggcgcgtCGTCGTCGGTGCAGCAGATGCAgccggcggcggccatggcgtacGGCCGCGTCGAGCCGCCGCCGTTCTGGTCCACGCCGACGCCGTACCTCTTCATCGGTTTCGCGGTTGTGATGGCGCTCATCGCCGTGGCGCTGGCCATGCTCCTCTGCTCCCGCCGCAAGGAGGAGGAAGGCCGGCGCGCCGCCGAGGCGGCTGGGGTCATGTCTGTCGTGCGCGTGTTGACGCCGCTCGACAGGGAGGATGCCATGCCTAAGGTGCTCGTCGTGATGGCCGGGCACAGCGCGCCCTCGTTCCTCGCCAGCGCCGCACCGTTTGCCAGCTTCACTGAGGCTGCCGACGGGGCCGCCAAGCCCCAGCACGGCcgtggcggcggcggcaaggaggGCGCCGCCGCCGTGTAG